The Maridesulfovibrio frigidus DSM 17176 genome has a segment encoding these proteins:
- a CDS encoding YceD family protein, translating to MSELWITLNDIPEEGKDLVFDDQSFWTETMKDCNVDAEIAAPLITEVFILPQDNGCLVRGKTSGAIKLVCDRCTADYKQNISTEFEEFEQVADAEDTEPSPVVKTKEGLKFELGALLWEHFVLALPIKPLCSNGCQGLCDKCGADLNKDGCACKKEEGDPRLAVFRNLKIKN from the coding sequence ATGTCAGAACTTTGGATTACGCTTAACGACATCCCTGAAGAGGGCAAAGATTTAGTTTTTGATGATCAGTCTTTTTGGACTGAAACAATGAAAGACTGTAATGTTGACGCAGAAATTGCGGCACCTCTTATTACTGAAGTATTTATACTTCCGCAGGACAATGGATGTCTCGTCCGGGGGAAAACGTCTGGAGCAATCAAACTTGTTTGCGATAGATGTACGGCAGACTACAAGCAGAATATTTCGACCGAGTTCGAGGAATTTGAACAGGTTGCGGACGCTGAGGACACTGAACCGTCCCCGGTGGTTAAAACCAAAGAAGGTTTAAAATTCGAACTTGGAGCTCTCCTTTGGGAACATTTCGTCTTGGCGCTACCCATAAAACCCCTATGCAGCAACGGTTGTCAGGGTCTTTGTGATAAATGTGGAGCCGATTTAAATAAAGACGGATGCGCCTGTAAAAAAGAAGAGGGCGATCCAAGGCTTGCGGTTTTCCGCAATCTTAAGATAAAGAACTAA
- the plsX gene encoding phosphate acyltransferase PlsX, whose translation MPKTLPRIAVDAMGGDHGLTGIVSAAVRAAKNGTPITLVGDEYMIRSELKKLDTGSCTIDVVHASQVVTMEDKPADAMRKKKDSSIQVACRLVKEGHADGVVSAGNSGATVAAGMFIIGRIKGVLRPGMAGILPTEKKPMVLLDVGANVDSKPEHLFQFGIMADVLARDVLGIKKPRIGILTIGEEEGKGNNLVKSTYNMLKNSSLNFVGNIEGRDIFTGDVDVAVCDGFVGNVALKLSEGLANSLGNILKGELKRDIVSKLGAMLAMKAFKRFGRLVDTSEYGGAPVLGLKGIVLVCHGKADSLAIERAIEMAARFVKNDAVAHLKEGLAAHSEIIERKV comes from the coding sequence ATGCCTAAAACCCTTCCCCGCATTGCAGTTGACGCCATGGGTGGCGATCACGGCCTTACGGGAATAGTTTCTGCTGCGGTTCGCGCCGCAAAGAACGGCACTCCAATAACTTTGGTTGGAGATGAGTACATGATCCGGTCCGAGCTCAAAAAGCTTGATACCGGATCATGTACTATTGACGTAGTCCACGCATCTCAGGTTGTCACAATGGAAGACAAACCTGCTGATGCCATGCGCAAAAAAAAGGACTCGTCAATTCAGGTGGCTTGCCGCTTAGTGAAAGAAGGACACGCTGACGGAGTAGTCAGTGCTGGTAATTCGGGAGCTACAGTAGCTGCGGGTATGTTTATCATAGGTAGAATTAAAGGTGTGCTTAGACCCGGAATGGCCGGAATTCTTCCCACTGAAAAAAAACCTATGGTACTCCTCGATGTTGGAGCCAACGTAGACTCTAAGCCCGAGCATCTTTTCCAGTTTGGAATTATGGCCGACGTGCTTGCCCGTGATGTTCTCGGTATCAAAAAGCCTCGCATCGGAATCTTGACCATTGGTGAAGAGGAAGGCAAAGGCAATAATCTGGTAAAATCTACCTACAATATGCTTAAGAATTCATCCTTGAATTTCGTAGGCAACATTGAAGGAAGAGACATTTTTACCGGAGACGTTGACGTTGCAGTCTGTGATGGCTTTGTAGGCAACGTTGCACTTAAACTTTCAGAAGGTCTTGCGAACAGCCTTGGCAATATCCTTAAGGGAGAGCTAAAACGCGATATTGTTTCAAAATTAGGAGCAATGTTAGCAATGAAGGCTTTCAAAAGATTCGGTAGACTGGTAGACACGTCTGAATATGGCGGCGCCCCAGTACTCGGGCTAAAAGGTATTGTCCTTGTCTGCCATGGTAAGGCTGATAGTCTGGCAATCGAACGAGCCATTGAGATGGCGGCAAGATTTGTTAAAAATGATGCCGTTGCTCATTTAAAAGAAGGTCTGGCCGCGCACAGTGAAATAATCGAGCGCAAAGTTTAA
- the fabG gene encoding 3-oxoacyl-[acyl-carrier-protein] reductase, with translation MSDLPSTALVTGGSRGIGEACAKKLAKDGFDVIITYVSRPESADKVCSDIEAAGGKAKAYKLDSSDREAVKSFFKEEIKGKAKLDVLVNNGGVTKDGLLVRMKDADWDKVLDINLTGAFTCLRESAKIMMKQRYGRIINISSVVAQAGNAGQANYVSAKAGLIGLTKASAIELAPRNITVNAVAPGFIATDMTAELSEEVVAHMLENIPLKKLGTSDDIANAVSFLASENSSYITGQTLAVNGGMYM, from the coding sequence ATGAGTGATCTGCCAAGCACCGCCCTCGTTACGGGTGGATCAAGAGGCATAGGCGAAGCATGCGCCAAGAAGCTTGCTAAAGACGGTTTTGACGTTATCATTACTTACGTTAGTCGTCCTGAATCAGCAGACAAAGTCTGTTCCGATATAGAAGCCGCTGGTGGAAAGGCAAAAGCCTATAAGCTGGATTCTTCTGACCGTGAAGCGGTAAAGTCCTTTTTCAAGGAAGAAATCAAGGGTAAAGCTAAACTTGATGTCCTTGTAAATAATGGTGGCGTTACCAAAGACGGACTCCTCGTTCGTATGAAAGATGCTGACTGGGACAAAGTTCTGGACATCAACCTTACCGGAGCGTTCACATGTCTTCGCGAATCTGCAAAGATCATGATGAAACAGCGTTACGGAAGAATTATAAATATTTCCTCAGTAGTAGCTCAGGCCGGTAATGCCGGCCAGGCAAACTACGTTTCGGCCAAGGCCGGCCTAATCGGCCTGACCAAAGCGAGCGCCATTGAACTTGCTCCGCGTAATATCACAGTGAATGCCGTTGCACCGGGATTCATTGCGACTGATATGACCGCAGAGCTTTCTGAAGAAGTAGTGGCTCATATGTTGGAAAACATACCGCTTAAAAAACTTGGAACATCTGATGACATAGCTAACGCTGTATCCTTCCTCGCGTCGGAAAACTCAAGCTATATCACAGGACAGACTCTCGCCGTTAATGGCGGGATGTACATGTAA
- the ribD gene encoding bifunctional diaminohydroxyphosphoribosylaminopyrimidine deaminase/5-amino-6-(5-phosphoribosylamino)uracil reductase RibD, producing the protein MNTCSSKYNSSEQFMAHAVNLALRGRDRTAPNPTVGAVMVCDDRIVAEGWHQYCGGLHAERNCIADAITKNVDMTKCTMFVTLEPCNHFGKTPPCTHGIIEAGIPHIVIGTRDPNPKASGGLEFLESKGVKVETGVLEEECLDIISDFLLWQNSDRAYSILKLASTIDGKIGGATGKQEAVSCPESFVDVQNLRAMVGAVIVGGNTLREDNPSLNCRLEVKPEGFTQPLAVVVTTKLPTNHDDFTLTTTRAKETIFWTTTEQAASEVAKSLVNKGIEIIPLPQDEKGLIFEDGFKSLREKHCVLRSLCEGGGKLALSLAEQGLIDEFVMYQTPRILGNALGRPNFAGSDRQLMEDALNFRVSRVCQSGQDLKIVFKPVDTDN; encoded by the coding sequence TTGAACACATGCAGTTCGAAATATAACTCTTCTGAACAGTTCATGGCTCACGCTGTGAATCTGGCTTTGCGTGGCAGAGATCGCACTGCGCCCAACCCTACAGTTGGAGCCGTGATGGTTTGTGACGACCGAATTGTAGCCGAGGGATGGCATCAGTACTGCGGTGGACTTCACGCTGAACGCAACTGCATTGCTGACGCCATTACTAAGAATGTGGACATGACCAAATGCACCATGTTCGTCACTCTTGAGCCATGCAACCACTTCGGCAAAACGCCCCCCTGCACGCATGGAATCATCGAAGCGGGAATCCCGCACATTGTGATCGGAACACGCGATCCAAATCCAAAAGCCTCTGGCGGACTTGAATTCCTTGAATCCAAGGGAGTAAAAGTCGAAACAGGTGTGCTTGAAGAAGAGTGCTTGGATATTATCTCAGACTTTTTACTCTGGCAGAACAGCGACCGCGCCTACTCTATTTTAAAACTAGCCTCCACAATCGATGGTAAAATCGGCGGTGCAACAGGCAAGCAGGAAGCAGTATCCTGCCCCGAATCTTTCGTAGATGTGCAAAATCTGCGCGCCATGGTCGGTGCTGTCATTGTGGGCGGGAACACTTTGCGTGAAGATAATCCATCACTCAATTGCAGACTTGAAGTAAAACCCGAAGGATTCACTCAGCCGCTAGCTGTTGTTGTCACCACAAAGCTCCCTACAAATCACGATGATTTTACCCTGACGACCACTCGCGCAAAAGAAACAATTTTCTGGACTACCACCGAACAGGCCGCTTCAGAAGTCGCTAAGTCGCTTGTTAATAAAGGTATTGAGATTATACCTCTTCCCCAAGACGAAAAAGGTCTTATATTTGAAGATGGGTTTAAATCCTTGCGCGAAAAACACTGCGTGTTGCGCTCCCTTTGTGAAGGCGGAGGAAAGCTGGCCTTATCACTTGCCGAGCAAGGGCTGATAGATGAATTCGTAATGTATCAAACACCACGCATTCTAGGCAACGCGCTAGGCAGACCGAACTTTGCAGGGTCTGACAGACAACTGATGGAAGACGCTCTTAATTTCCGTGTCAGCCGAGTCTGTCAAAGCGGCCAAGATTTAAAAATAGTTTTCAAACCTGTTGATACTGATAACTAG
- a CDS encoding SpoIIAA family protein — MIEIMSESTGNLLAVRATKTLTQSDYTEAWIPALKKIIEEYKKANIVFYMDEEFEGWELEAMWEDAKFGYAHKNDFDRIVVVGGPKWVKWGTEIAGTFMNCKLKTYDIAELAEATAWASKSLLK; from the coding sequence ATGATCGAAATAATGTCTGAAAGTACCGGAAACCTATTGGCCGTCAGAGCGACAAAAACATTGACCCAGAGCGATTACACTGAAGCTTGGATCCCTGCACTGAAAAAAATCATCGAAGAGTACAAGAAGGCTAACATCGTCTTTTACATGGATGAAGAATTCGAAGGCTGGGAACTGGAAGCAATGTGGGAAGATGCTAAATTTGGATATGCTCACAAAAATGATTTCGATAGAATCGTAGTTGTTGGCGGACCTAAGTGGGTCAAATGGGGAACTGAAATTGCTGGAACCTTTATGAACTGCAAACTTAAAACTTACGACATCGCAGAACTTGCCGAAGCTACAGCATGGGCAAGCAAATCTCTTTTGAAATAA
- a CDS encoding beta-ketoacyl-ACP synthase III: MSNFSYIRGFGYYVPERAYTNADLEKFVDTTDEWITTRTGITERRIVENQTSADLAFEAAKKALEDAKMDADELTHILVATFTGDMYIPSTACLVMKRLGIKNKIPIDIGAACSGFVFAVETARAFVALNPDAKILVCGSEVVTSRVNWEDRSTCVLFGDGAGAIVVTSENSDSSAKIIDVLLSSEGEDTALLVRGGGSSCSYKMGDVVGDAHFVHMNGREIYKKAVRAMPAIAKELFAKHDITSDDIDIFIPHQANMRIIEAVGKKLNIPREKVFVNVNKFGNTSAASIPIALAEAKETGFVKKGDLTLVTTFGGGLTWGASLIQF, translated from the coding sequence ATGAGTAATTTCTCCTATATCAGAGGCTTTGGCTACTACGTCCCTGAAAGAGCTTACACTAACGCCGATCTTGAAAAATTTGTTGATACTACTGACGAATGGATAACCACCCGCACCGGGATCACAGAACGCCGGATTGTTGAAAATCAAACCAGCGCGGATCTAGCTTTCGAAGCAGCTAAAAAAGCTCTCGAAGATGCCAAAATGGACGCGGATGAACTTACCCATATTCTAGTCGCAACCTTCACAGGTGATATGTACATCCCATCGACAGCATGTCTGGTGATGAAAAGACTTGGTATCAAAAATAAAATTCCAATAGATATCGGAGCTGCTTGCTCAGGGTTTGTATTTGCCGTTGAAACAGCAAGAGCTTTCGTTGCCTTAAATCCAGATGCTAAAATTCTCGTATGTGGAAGCGAAGTTGTCACCAGCCGAGTAAACTGGGAAGACCGCTCAACCTGCGTTCTTTTCGGAGACGGAGCCGGAGCGATAGTTGTCACATCGGAAAACAGCGATAGTTCAGCGAAAATTATTGACGTTCTTCTCTCCTCAGAAGGAGAGGATACCGCCCTGCTAGTTAGAGGCGGTGGATCATCCTGCTCTTACAAAATGGGTGATGTTGTAGGGGACGCTCATTTCGTACATATGAATGGACGCGAAATTTACAAGAAAGCTGTAAGAGCAATGCCTGCCATTGCTAAAGAGCTATTCGCCAAGCACGATATTACCAGTGATGACATCGATATTTTTATCCCGCATCAGGCTAATATGCGCATAATCGAAGCTGTAGGTAAAAAGCTGAACATTCCGCGCGAAAAAGTGTTTGTTAACGTTAATAAATTCGGGAACACTTCAGCGGCATCAATACCTATTGCTCTCGCTGAAGCAAAAGAAACCGGATTTGTTAAAAAGGGAGATCTGACCCTAGTTACCACCTTTGGTGGAGGATTAACTTGGGGAGCATCTCTGATCCAGTTCTAG
- the rpmB gene encoding 50S ribosomal protein L28 yields the protein MSQVCDICGKRPQTGNNVSHAHNKSKRRFMPNLQNVRTQLPTGEVKSIKACTRCIRSGSVIKPVARKAEK from the coding sequence ATGTCCCAGGTATGCGATATATGCGGTAAAAGACCACAGACAGGCAATAACGTATCTCACGCTCATAATAAGTCCAAAAGACGTTTTATGCCAAATCTTCAGAATGTTCGTACTCAGCTCCCAACCGGAGAAGTGAAGAGCATTAAAGCTTGCACTCGTTGCATTCGTTCTGGCTCGGTTATCAAACCAGTTGCTAGAAAAGCTGAAAAGTAA
- a CDS encoding deoxycytidylate deaminase: MENRLPWPEYFMRITHQVAERATCTRRKVGAIAVKDKRILATGYNGSPSEIAHCADVGCLREIMGVPSGERHELCRGLHAEQNVIIQAAVHGIKLGGCEIYCTTQPCLICTKMLINAGVTAVYFSESYPDDLSEAMFKEAGVKFEHMQFEI, translated from the coding sequence ATGGAAAACAGACTTCCTTGGCCTGAATATTTTATGCGCATTACGCATCAAGTCGCGGAAAGAGCAACTTGTACCAGACGCAAAGTCGGTGCTATCGCCGTTAAGGACAAACGAATCCTCGCCACTGGATATAACGGATCACCATCCGAAATAGCCCATTGTGCCGATGTAGGATGTTTGCGCGAAATCATGGGAGTACCTTCCGGTGAGCGCCACGAGCTCTGCCGCGGTCTCCATGCTGAACAAAATGTCATTATTCAAGCTGCTGTCCATGGAATCAAGCTTGGTGGTTGTGAAATTTACTGTACCACTCAGCCCTGCCTCATCTGCACCAAAATGCTCATCAATGCTGGTGTAACTGCCGTATATTTTTCAGAAAGTTATCCTGACGATTTATCAGAAGCCATGTTTAAAGAAGCTGGAGTTAAGTTTGAACACATGCAGTTCGAAATATAA
- the glyA gene encoding serine hydroxymethyltransferase: protein MEELMMKDPAVAATISREVTRQMTNLELIASENFTSTAVRQAMGSVMTHKYAEGYPGKRYYGGCEFVDQAEELARNRAKEIFGCEYVNVQPHSGSQANMAVYFAALQPGDTVLGMDLSHGGHLTHGCPVNFSGKLFDFKSYGVDPDTKTINYDNVLEIAKECKPKMIVAGASAYPRIIDFARFRQIADEVGAVLMVDMAHIAGLIAAGVHPSCIEHAHYTTTTTHKTLRGPRGGMILSSEEFGKSLNSNIFPGIQGGPLMHVIAAKAVAFGEALSPSYVDYQKQVVANAAALAGHLTDAGFDLVSGGTDNHLMMVDLTNKDITGKDAEHALDAAGITVNKNTIPFETRSPFVTSGIRIGTPAMTTRGMKTEEMAKIADWITAAIGSIGNDTQLAVIKKEIADFAKDYPIFAY from the coding sequence ATGGAAGAACTAATGATGAAAGATCCGGCAGTGGCAGCAACCATCAGCCGTGAAGTAACTCGCCAGATGACCAATCTTGAACTTATCGCATCGGAGAATTTCACTTCTACTGCGGTTCGTCAGGCTATGGGCAGCGTAATGACTCATAAATACGCTGAAGGTTACCCGGGCAAACGTTACTACGGCGGTTGTGAATTCGTTGATCAGGCTGAAGAACTTGCTCGTAACAGAGCGAAAGAAATCTTCGGTTGTGAATATGTCAACGTTCAGCCTCATTCCGGTTCTCAGGCCAACATGGCTGTCTACTTTGCGGCTCTACAGCCCGGTGACACTGTACTTGGTATGGATCTTTCTCATGGTGGTCACCTTACCCATGGATGCCCGGTAAACTTTTCAGGAAAACTCTTTGATTTTAAATCATACGGAGTTGATCCTGACACTAAAACAATCAACTATGATAACGTTTTAGAAATTGCCAAAGAGTGCAAACCTAAAATGATCGTAGCTGGTGCAAGTGCATATCCACGCATCATCGACTTCGCACGTTTCCGTCAGATCGCTGATGAAGTAGGCGCAGTCCTTATGGTAGATATGGCTCACATCGCTGGACTAATCGCGGCTGGCGTTCATCCTTCATGTATTGAGCACGCGCATTACACCACCACTACCACCCATAAGACCCTACGTGGTCCTCGCGGCGGTATGATCCTTTCCTCCGAAGAATTTGGCAAGTCACTAAACTCAAATATCTTCCCCGGAATTCAGGGTGGTCCTCTGATGCACGTAATCGCAGCGAAAGCAGTAGCTTTCGGCGAAGCACTTTCTCCTTCATACGTTGATTACCAGAAACAGGTTGTTGCTAATGCAGCTGCTCTTGCTGGACACCTGACGGATGCCGGTTTTGACCTAGTTTCAGGCGGAACTGACAACCACCTTATGATGGTAGACCTGACCAACAAAGACATTACCGGTAAAGATGCCGAACATGCTCTTGACGCTGCAGGTATCACCGTCAACAAGAACACCATTCCTTTCGAAACCCGCTCCCCGTTCGTAACTTCAGGTATCCGCATCGGAACACCTGCTATGACAACACGTGGAATGAAGACCGAAGAAATGGCTAAGATTGCAGACTGGATCACAGCTGCTATCGGTTCTATCGGTAACGACACACAGCTTGCCGTTATCAAAAAAGAAATTGCAGACTTCGCTAAAGATTACCCAATATTCGCATACTAG
- the fabF gene encoding beta-ketoacyl-ACP synthase II: MNRVVVTAVSAITPIGNDIDTSWNNLLAGKSGIAKITSFDASEFTSQIAGEVKNFDPKEFIPHKQAKRMERFTQLAVAAGEQLLGSAKLKLEGDDCKRAGVVIGVGLGGLQTIETQHAKLQKSGPRKITPFFIPIIIGNMAAGQVSIFSGARGPNMCMCTACASGTHSIGAAYTDIMLGRADVMICGGTESTITPLGFAGFTSMKALSTRNDDPETASRPFDMGRNGFVMGEGCGLLLLESLDHARARGAEILAEVVGFGASSDAYHMTAPPEDGSGMALAMEAAIREAGINPSDIDHINAHGTSTKLNDFCETKAIHKVFGDHAKNIAITANKSQTGHLLGGAGGMEAAFAVKTLATGIIPGTANQFEADPDCDLDYGKDGMREKQANYALSNSFGFGGTNACMLFKKFED, encoded by the coding sequence ATGAACAGGGTAGTAGTAACCGCCGTTTCCGCCATCACCCCCATCGGTAATGACATAGACACTAGCTGGAACAACCTCCTTGCTGGTAAGTCTGGCATCGCTAAAATTACATCTTTTGATGCGAGTGAATTCACATCTCAGATTGCTGGCGAAGTCAAAAATTTTGACCCAAAAGAATTCATCCCTCACAAGCAGGCAAAACGCATGGAACGGTTCACACAGCTAGCTGTGGCCGCAGGCGAGCAGTTGCTCGGAAGTGCAAAGCTTAAACTTGAAGGTGATGATTGCAAACGCGCCGGAGTAGTTATTGGCGTTGGGCTTGGTGGTCTTCAGACCATTGAAACTCAGCACGCAAAACTTCAGAAATCCGGCCCTAGAAAAATTACTCCTTTCTTTATTCCGATCATTATCGGAAATATGGCAGCGGGTCAGGTTTCCATTTTTTCAGGAGCTCGCGGACCGAATATGTGCATGTGTACAGCTTGCGCATCCGGAACTCATTCCATCGGCGCCGCTTACACCGACATAATGCTTGGACGCGCAGATGTAATGATCTGTGGTGGAACAGAATCCACCATAACCCCTCTCGGGTTTGCCGGCTTCACATCCATGAAGGCTCTCTCCACTCGCAACGATGATCCCGAAACGGCATCGCGTCCATTTGATATGGGTCGTAATGGTTTTGTAATGGGTGAAGGTTGTGGCCTACTCCTTCTGGAATCACTCGATCACGCAAGAGCGCGTGGTGCTGAGATTCTTGCTGAAGTAGTCGGTTTCGGTGCTTCTTCAGACGCATACCACATGACTGCTCCGCCAGAAGATGGCAGCGGCATGGCTCTTGCGATGGAAGCAGCTATCCGCGAAGCGGGTATCAATCCTTCTGACATTGATCACATCAATGCGCACGGAACCTCCACCAAACTGAACGACTTTTGTGAAACAAAAGCTATTCATAAAGTTTTCGGAGATCATGCTAAAAATATTGCTATCACTGCTAACAAATCCCAGACTGGTCACCTCTTAGGTGGAGCCGGAGGAATGGAAGCAGCATTTGCAGTAAAAACGCTTGCAACCGGCATAATCCCCGGAACTGCAAACCAGTTTGAAGCTGACCCTGACTGTGACCTCGATTACGGTAAAGACGGAATGCGTGAAAAGCAGGCGAACTACGCTCTGAGCAACTCGTTCGGATTCGGTGGAACAAACGCCTGCATGCTCTTCAAAAAATTTGAAGATTAA
- a CDS encoding acyl carrier protein encodes MSAAEKVKAIIVDQLGVSADEIKDEASFVEDLGADSLDLTELIMAMEEEFDIEIEDEDAQKILKVKDAVAFVEGK; translated from the coding sequence ATGTCCGCAGCTGAAAAAGTAAAAGCAATTATCGTAGACCAGCTTGGTGTATCCGCAGACGAAATTAAAGACGAAGCTTCCTTCGTTGAAGATCTCGGCGCAGACTCTCTTGATCTAACTGAACTCATCATGGCTATGGAAGAAGAGTTCGACATCGAAATCGAAGACGAAGACGCTCAGAAGATCCTTAAAGTTAAAGACGCTGTTGCTTTCGTAGAAGGCAAATAG
- the rpmF gene encoding 50S ribosomal protein L32 — protein MAQPKKKTSKSRRGMRRSHDALTPPNVIFCDCGEPIIAHRACSSCGSYKGRQVINTEDA, from the coding sequence ATGGCACAGCCTAAAAAGAAAACTTCCAAGTCCCGTAGAGGTATGCGTAGATCTCACGATGCTCTCACACCTCCTAATGTAATCTTTTGTGATTGCGGTGAGCCTATCATTGCTCACAGAGCTTGCTCTTCTTGTGGATCCTATAAGGGTCGTCAGGTAATCAACACCGAAGATGCCTAA